A genomic segment from Dendropsophus ebraccatus isolate aDenEbr1 chromosome 7, aDenEbr1.pat, whole genome shotgun sequence encodes:
- the LOC138796907 gene encoding uncharacterized protein isoform X3, translating to MDQGTPTSTVEESGIQAVFQELSAVVLFDEDQNTEHESREINNMDQAIATVTTEDSDIEAAFQDLSAVLLCEDNQNTEEGASENLEGQSQLQNSTDEDSEENCISSIYCLGAWLFREGKQKAYSILCRKNG from the exons atggaccaaGGAACGCCAACAAGTACTGTTGAAGAATCTGGT ATTCAAGCAGTATTTCAAGAGCTGTCAGCTGTAGTTCTTTTTGatgaagatcagaatacagaacATGAG tccagaGAAATCAACAACATGGACCAAGCCATAGCAACTGTTACAACAGAAGATTCTGAT aTCGAAGCAGCATTTCAAGATCTTTCAGCTGTACTTCTGTGTGAGGACAATCAGAATACTGAGGAAGGG GCATCAGAAAATCTTGAGGGACAATCACAGCTCCAAAACAGTACGGATGAG GACTCTGAGGAAAACTGCATATCGAGCATTTACTGCTTGGGTGCATGGCTTTTTAGGGAAGGGAAACAGAAGGCCTATTCCATCTTGTGTCGTAAAAATGGTTAG
- the LOC138796907 gene encoding uncharacterized protein isoform X1: MDQGTPTSTVEESGIQAVFQELSAVVLFDEDQNTEHESREINNMDQAIATVTTEDSDIEAAFQDLSAVLLCEDNQNTEEGASENLEGQSQLQNSTDEFRELTARLRSKYSGEARHAPCFPENPFRDSNSHYLEFSEPIILTRVGTVDWCMCSHCVVMSTNIESICCSEIENVQPYVSNLRCITQHEFFNFYCHQPETVEINMRLVGEVQRQPSRKTINRLVNRYSLEKKI, translated from the exons atggaccaaGGAACGCCAACAAGTACTGTTGAAGAATCTGGT ATTCAAGCAGTATTTCAAGAGCTGTCAGCTGTAGTTCTTTTTGatgaagatcagaatacagaacATGAG tccagaGAAATCAACAACATGGACCAAGCCATAGCAACTGTTACAACAGAAGATTCTGAT aTCGAAGCAGCATTTCAAGATCTTTCAGCTGTACTTCTGTGTGAGGACAATCAGAATACTGAGGAAGGG GCATCAGAAAATCTTGAGGGACAATCACAGCTCCAAAACAGTACGGATGAG TTTAGAGAACTTACAGCAAGGTTGAGGTCAAAATATTCTGGAGAAGCACGCCATGCACCCTGTTTTCCAGAAAATCCTTTCAGAGATTCCAATTCACATTACTTAGAATTTAGTGAGCCTATTATTTTGACCAGGGTTGGTACAGTGGACTGGTGCATGTGCTCACATTGTGTTGTTATGTCAACTAATATAGAGTCAATTtgttgcagtgaaattgaaaacgtGCAGCCATATGTTTCAAATTTACGCTGCATCACTCAACATgagttttttaatttttattgccaTCAACCAGAGACAGTGGAAATAAATATGAGACTAGTTGGTGAGGTGCAGCGTCAGCcatccagaaaaacaataaacaggTTAGTTAATAGGTATAGTTTAGAGAAGAAAATATAA
- the LOC138796907 gene encoding uncharacterized protein isoform X4 translates to MDQGTPTSTVEESGIQAVFQELSAVVLFDEDQNTEHESREINNMDQAIATVTTEDSDIEAAFQDLSAVLLCEDNQNTEEGASENLEGQSQLQNSTDERQWK, encoded by the exons atggaccaaGGAACGCCAACAAGTACTGTTGAAGAATCTGGT ATTCAAGCAGTATTTCAAGAGCTGTCAGCTGTAGTTCTTTTTGatgaagatcagaatacagaacATGAG tccagaGAAATCAACAACATGGACCAAGCCATAGCAACTGTTACAACAGAAGATTCTGAT aTCGAAGCAGCATTTCAAGATCTTTCAGCTGTACTTCTGTGTGAGGACAATCAGAATACTGAGGAAGGG GCATCAGAAAATCTTGAGGGACAATCACAGCTCCAAAACAGTACGGATGAG AGACAGTGGAAATAA
- the LOC138796907 gene encoding uncharacterized protein isoform X2, producing MDQGTPTSTVEESGIQAVFQELSAVVLFDEDQNTEHESREINNMDQAIATVTTEDSDIEAAFQDLSAVLLCEDNQNTEEGASENLEGQSQLQNSTDETSMTISSSYNSSLLNLPDRHLRIRTSRNFLPLSHL from the exons atggaccaaGGAACGCCAACAAGTACTGTTGAAGAATCTGGT ATTCAAGCAGTATTTCAAGAGCTGTCAGCTGTAGTTCTTTTTGatgaagatcagaatacagaacATGAG tccagaGAAATCAACAACATGGACCAAGCCATAGCAACTGTTACAACAGAAGATTCTGAT aTCGAAGCAGCATTTCAAGATCTTTCAGCTGTACTTCTGTGTGAGGACAATCAGAATACTGAGGAAGGG GCATCAGAAAATCTTGAGGGACAATCACAGCTCCAAAACAGTACGGATGAG acctccatgacgatttcttccagctacaattcatctcttctgaacctgccagacagacatctcaggatccgcacttccagaaacttccttcccctttcccaTCTATAA